Within the Gemmatimonadaceae bacterium genome, the region GGGGATCTGCTGCCTCAGCGCAACACCAAATCCATGCGGCTAGTGCCGAGCGACTGCCCACGATGCTAAGCTTCGCTGGTACCCCGCCCGGCTGGCCGCCGCATATTGATTACCCCGCGCCACTACTATAAAAGGAAAGGAGTCCCGAGCCATGGCAATCTGGAAGGAACAGACCACTCCCACTAAGGAGCCGCCCCCCATAACCCAGCCGTCCGCCCCGCAGAGCAACAACATCGCCCCGGTCCGTACTCCGAGCTATGACACACCGTCGTCGCGCTCTTCGCAAACGGACGCCAAGGAGACGCTCATCGCTGCGAACCTCTCAATCGAAGGGAAGATCCAGGGCTCGGGCCACGTGCGCGTCGCTGGACAGTTCAAGGGTGACGTGAACGTCGAGGGGAATCTCACGATCGAGCAGGGCGCCAAGGTCATTGGCGGCGTTCGCGCGAACACGGTCACCATCGCCGGCGAGCTCGAAGGAAACGTTGATGCGGCTTCACGTGTCGAGCTTCTCGCCTCGGGCGTGCTGAACGGCGACCTCAAGGCCGGATCGCTGACCGTCGCCGCGGGCTCGCGGATGCGCGGCAACGCGGAGTTCGGCTGGGAGGATGGACAGGGCAAACCTGCACGGGCGAGAACGGAGTCAGGCTCGGCTGCATGAGCAATGGCGCGCAGGGAACCGCGGGAAAGACGCGCACCTGCCCGCACTGCAAAGCGACCATTCTCCAGAGCGCGACGGTATGTCCGATCTGCCGGAAGAGCCTCCGATGGGACCTGCATACCGCAAAGCACAAGGCGCCCGGGTTCTCGGCCCTGACGGTGGAGGGAAATATCCGGCATCCGGAGAACGAGCCGGCGTGGGAATACTCGATGCTGCTCTCGATCCGCAACGAGAAGGGTGAGGAGATCACCCGCCAGATGAT harbors:
- a CDS encoding polymer-forming cytoskeletal protein, with amino-acid sequence MAIWKEQTTPTKEPPPITQPSAPQSNNIAPVRTPSYDTPSSRSSQTDAKETLIAANLSIEGKIQGSGHVRVAGQFKGDVNVEGNLTIEQGAKVIGGVRANTVTIAGELEGNVDAASRVELLASGVLNGDLKAGSLTVAAGSRMRGNAEFGWEDGQGKPARARTESGSAA